From the Nonlabens marinus S1-08 genome, one window contains:
- the tilS gene encoding tRNA lysidine(34) synthetase TilS: protein MQQAFQLHLQDQFPQLLKQDVLLAISGGLDSVVLAHLLKSSEISFQMAHVNFHLRGEESDADELFVRNLAQQLSVDLHVQHFKTKKVVEKLGISTQMAARKLRYEWFDQLLKANDLAAVLTAHHLDDQLETFLINLNRGTGLAGLTGIPEQSPGLLRPLLKFSRNDILEFAQQNQITWREDSSNQRNDYQRNKLRNQALPVLHDALPQLRGHFSQTLNYLQDIDLILKDAVARFRESVTTISTTGIDLHLDEVRKYPNFKAYLFYLLEEYGFNQTDEVVALMGAETGKYLSNATFILLKDRDLLRLEKITEPLTKKWYLLPETTSIDLQNSSLTLETIRMDDPVGFIKTQSAKNVLWLDKERLHYPLTLRAWHKGDRLEPFGMKGSQLVSDILTNKKLSRTEKKRVLMLCTPQDVLWVVGVRSSRHATVSDKTNEILKITWKK, encoded by the coding sequence ATGCAACAAGCCTTTCAACTACACCTACAGGATCAATTTCCTCAACTTTTGAAGCAGGATGTTTTGCTAGCGATCAGCGGTGGACTGGACAGTGTGGTATTGGCTCATCTACTTAAGTCCAGCGAGATCAGCTTTCAAATGGCTCATGTCAATTTTCATTTACGAGGGGAAGAAAGTGATGCCGATGAACTTTTTGTAAGGAATCTGGCGCAACAATTATCGGTAGATCTTCATGTGCAGCATTTTAAGACAAAGAAAGTGGTGGAGAAGTTGGGCATCTCTACCCAAATGGCGGCTAGGAAATTGCGCTATGAGTGGTTTGACCAATTACTAAAAGCAAACGATTTAGCTGCAGTGTTGACAGCGCACCACCTGGATGATCAATTAGAGACTTTTTTGATCAATTTAAACCGTGGGACTGGACTCGCCGGTTTGACAGGAATACCAGAGCAAAGTCCTGGATTACTCAGACCGCTTTTAAAATTTTCAAGAAATGACATTCTCGAATTTGCCCAGCAAAATCAGATCACATGGAGGGAAGATTCCAGCAATCAAAGAAACGATTATCAAAGAAATAAACTGCGAAACCAAGCATTGCCCGTCTTGCATGACGCCTTACCTCAATTGAGAGGACATTTTTCACAGACGTTAAACTATTTACAAGACATAGATTTGATCTTGAAAGATGCGGTAGCCCGCTTTCGCGAAAGCGTAACTACCATCAGCACCACGGGAATTGATTTACATCTGGATGAGGTTAGGAAGTATCCTAATTTCAAGGCATATCTATTCTATCTTCTAGAAGAATACGGGTTTAATCAAACAGACGAAGTAGTGGCACTTATGGGTGCGGAAACTGGGAAATATTTGTCTAACGCTACTTTTATTTTGCTTAAAGACAGGGACTTATTGCGCTTAGAAAAAATAACAGAACCGCTTACCAAAAAATGGTATTTGTTACCAGAAACTACATCCATAGACCTACAGAATTCTAGCTTGACTTTAGAAACCATCAGAATGGATGATCCTGTTGGCTTTATAAAAACTCAATCGGCTAAAAATGTGCTGTGGTTGGATAAGGAACGATTGCATTATCCGTTAACTTTACGAGCCTGGCATAAAGGTGACCGTTTAGAACCATTTGGCATGAAGGGTTCCCAACTCGTAAGTGATATTCTAACGAACAAAAAACTGTCTAGAACTGAGAAAAAAAGAGTCTTGATGTTATGCACACCACAAGATGTGCTTTGGGTGGTAGGCGTTCGATCGAGCAGGCACGCTACAGTAAGCGACAAAACAAACGAAATATTGAAAATTACATGGAAAAAATGA
- a CDS encoding SDR family oxidoreductase: MSSLESQKSLFLKNVLVTGAAGFIGSNLCKALCLQGYQVLGMDNLATGFESNLSELRGISNFKFVNADIRDLNSCKEVVADQHIVFHQAALGSVPRSVADPVTTNEVNVSGFLNLLKSCADNDVDRFIYAASSSTYGDSPSLPKVESVIGKPLSPYAITKYVNELYADVFHKTYGIDTIGLRYFNVFGPYQDPGGAYAAVIPAFVKAFMNLEPVYINGDGTYSRDFTFVDNVVQANIRAMEAKNPQSLNQVYNVAFGQRTTILELAEAIKTRLIVKDARIADVPILHRKARAGDVPHSLASIEKARSLLNYDPKFDILQGLDRSIQWYWENL, from the coding sequence ATGTCTTCACTTGAATCCCAAAAGTCTCTTTTTTTGAAAAATGTATTGGTTACCGGCGCTGCTGGCTTTATAGGCAGCAACCTTTGCAAAGCACTTTGTCTTCAAGGTTACCAAGTACTTGGTATGGACAATTTGGCTACTGGTTTTGAATCTAATCTTTCTGAATTGAGAGGGATTTCAAATTTTAAATTTGTGAATGCTGATATTCGAGATTTAAATAGTTGTAAGGAAGTAGTAGCAGATCAACATATAGTTTTTCATCAAGCGGCTTTGGGAAGCGTGCCTAGATCCGTAGCAGATCCCGTAACTACAAATGAAGTGAATGTTTCTGGTTTTTTAAACTTGTTGAAGTCCTGTGCCGACAATGATGTAGATCGATTTATATATGCAGCAAGCTCTTCTACATATGGGGATTCACCATCTTTGCCTAAAGTGGAGTCAGTTATTGGTAAACCATTATCACCCTATGCTATTACAAAATACGTCAATGAATTGTACGCTGATGTTTTCCACAAAACTTATGGTATTGATACTATAGGACTGCGTTATTTTAATGTTTTCGGACCTTACCAGGACCCTGGTGGAGCTTATGCAGCGGTAATTCCCGCTTTTGTCAAAGCATTCATGAATCTTGAGCCTGTTTATATTAATGGCGATGGTACCTATTCTAGGGACTTTACTTTTGTTGATAACGTTGTACAAGCCAATATACGCGCAATGGAAGCTAAAAACCCCCAATCCTTAAATCAAGTATATAATGTTGCCTTTGGACAGCGCACAACCATTTTAGAATTAGCAGAAGCAATTAAAACTCGATTAATTGTCAAGGATGCACGTATTGCAGATGTCCCTATCCTCCATCGCAAGGCACGAGCTGGGGACGTTCCACACTCTCTAGCCTCGATAGAAAAAGCACGATCTTTACTTAATTATGACCCTAAATTCGACATTTTACAAGGATTGGATCGTTCAATTCAATGGTATTGGGAAAATCTTTGA
- a CDS encoding OmpA family protein yields MKKILFSVLLLSGTALMAQDTMMDDAPRDRETIPYNQWSVDLGLGVHKPVRPVAEGYFTNTPSIGQADLGVRYMINDKFGLNLDLGYNRFEGDDESLPFKSQAYRVSLEGVVNAGTFLGFREWTDRFGLLLHGGAGVTTLKYQEPRDIEDGDQMLNFTVGATPQLRVSDRVALFADLSIFGHVRQDRSFDGTRPTGTRGFNGFLVNASVGASFYLGGNDVHADWYNGSVDSKLNKLDERVTALEVDGTDGDDYTLPGYLDQNTLDSRYAMKGEATNGGNGMDADALIKQLINDGYVNVYFEFNSTKPTQYSLSSINFLATYLNDNPSVNANLTGYADELGTPEYNKDLSERRANMVKDILVATGIDAGRLTTEGAGEDDSVKKSSEPARQLVRRVKFTVN; encoded by the coding sequence ATGAAAAAAATACTTTTCTCAGTACTTTTATTAAGTGGTACAGCCTTAATGGCACAGGATACGATGATGGACGATGCTCCACGTGATCGTGAGACTATTCCTTATAACCAATGGTCTGTTGATCTTGGATTAGGTGTTCATAAACCAGTACGTCCAGTAGCTGAAGGTTACTTTACAAATACACCTTCCATAGGTCAGGCTGATCTTGGAGTTCGTTACATGATTAATGATAAATTTGGTTTAAATCTTGATCTTGGATACAATCGTTTTGAAGGGGATGATGAAAGTCTTCCTTTTAAATCTCAAGCATACCGCGTTTCATTAGAAGGTGTTGTTAATGCAGGTACTTTTTTAGGTTTCAGAGAGTGGACTGATCGTTTTGGTTTATTGCTTCATGGTGGTGCCGGTGTCACTACTCTAAAATATCAAGAACCTCGTGATATAGAAGATGGAGATCAAATGTTGAATTTTACAGTAGGAGCGACTCCACAATTAAGAGTGTCAGATCGTGTAGCATTATTTGCTGACTTATCTATATTTGGTCACGTGAGACAAGATCGTTCTTTTGATGGTACACGTCCAACAGGAACTAGAGGTTTTAATGGATTTCTAGTGAACGCCTCCGTTGGTGCTTCTTTCTACCTAGGTGGAAATGACGTACATGCTGACTGGTACAATGGTAGCGTAGATTCAAAATTGAACAAATTAGATGAAAGAGTTACAGCCTTAGAGGTTGATGGTACAGATGGAGATGATTATACACTTCCTGGATACCTTGACCAGAATACATTAGATAGCAGATACGCCATGAAAGGTGAAGCTACTAATGGAGGCAATGGTATGGATGCTGATGCACTTATTAAGCAATTGATCAATGACGGATACGTAAACGTATATTTTGAGTTCAATAGTACTAAGCCAACTCAATATTCTTTATCTTCTATTAACTTCCTAGCTACTTACTTGAATGATAATCCAAGTGTAAATGCGAACCTTACAGGTTATGCTGATGAGTTAGGTACTCCTGAATACAACAAGGATCTTTCTGAGCGGAGAGCTAATATGGTTAAAGATATTTTAGTTGCTACTGGAATTGATGCTGGAAGATTGACTACTGAAGGTGCTGGTGAAGATGATTCTGTTAAAAAATCTAGTGAACCTGCAAGACAATTAGTAAGAAGAGTGAAGTTCACTGTGAACTAA
- a CDS encoding protein-disulfide reductase DsbD family protein: MRKLLIAFTILFAGITIQAQVFDPTSWETAVQDLGDDQYELVTTAILEPGWHIYSQVAIDAEIGPTPTQLRFYESDGNFQLLGSNEEIGTYAEYTEVWGADVLQFKNQAVFKQKIKVQNRDLSYIIAEAVFMVCDDERCIQGTPEVLIYKLNPDAVIGDEVTTIIDTYYENDQEPLTATAPDLSNLSSSTPTSNKSIDVETTGFTEEDSNDLSTIFILCLLAGFSALLTPCVYPMIPMTVSFFTKQSENKTKGKFQGLLYGFFILLIYVLCSLPFHLFQSVSPDIFNEFSTNPYLNIFFFVIFVVFAISFFGAFEITMPNSLINKVDKASTVGGVVGVFFMALTLVLVSFSCTGPVIGGVLGSVLSSDGGATALSVGLAGFGFGLGIPFALFAIFPSWMNNLPKSGGWLNTVKVFLGFLELAFAFKFLSNADLVWQAGWIQRELFIAIWIAIFGAMTIYLFGKLRLPHDDKDQSISVGRLLLAILTFCFTLYLIPGLWGAPLKLISGFPPPMTYSESPNGFAGTASADTIDLPEGAHLAVHDIVAFDNYEAGLEYAQEVGKPALIDFTGWACVNCRKMEERVWGEPEVLDLLKNEIVLISLYVDEREDLPTGEQYISNVTGKKIRTIGNKWSDLQIEKYQVNAQPFYALVDADGNDLVAPIGYTPDVSEYANWLKSALNN; encoded by the coding sequence ATGAGAAAGCTACTTATAGCTTTTACCATCCTATTTGCTGGTATAACGATTCAGGCACAAGTGTTTGATCCAACTTCTTGGGAAACAGCTGTACAAGATCTGGGAGACGATCAATATGAGTTGGTGACTACAGCAATTCTAGAGCCTGGCTGGCATATATACTCTCAGGTCGCCATCGATGCAGAAATAGGTCCTACACCTACCCAATTGAGATTCTATGAAAGCGATGGAAATTTCCAACTTCTAGGCTCAAATGAAGAAATTGGAACCTATGCAGAATATACAGAAGTATGGGGAGCAGATGTGTTGCAGTTTAAAAATCAGGCTGTATTTAAGCAAAAAATAAAGGTTCAAAATAGAGACCTGAGCTACATCATCGCTGAGGCCGTTTTTATGGTTTGTGACGATGAGCGCTGTATTCAGGGTACTCCAGAGGTTTTGATCTATAAATTAAACCCTGACGCTGTTATAGGCGATGAGGTCACCACGATTATCGATACCTACTATGAGAATGATCAAGAACCTTTAACGGCAACCGCTCCGGATTTATCTAATCTGTCTAGCTCTACCCCAACTAGTAACAAATCAATAGATGTTGAAACAACAGGCTTTACTGAGGAAGATTCGAACGATTTAAGCACCATTTTTATTTTGTGTTTGCTAGCAGGGTTCAGTGCATTACTCACTCCTTGCGTGTATCCCATGATCCCAATGACAGTATCATTCTTTACCAAGCAAAGTGAGAATAAAACCAAAGGAAAATTTCAAGGTTTGCTTTACGGGTTCTTCATCTTGCTCATCTACGTATTGTGTAGTTTGCCTTTTCACTTATTTCAATCAGTATCCCCAGATATATTCAATGAATTCAGTACCAACCCGTATTTGAATATTTTCTTCTTTGTGATATTTGTAGTTTTTGCGATTAGCTTCTTTGGAGCATTTGAAATAACTATGCCCAATTCTTTGATTAACAAAGTAGATAAAGCCTCTACGGTTGGTGGGGTAGTAGGCGTTTTTTTTATGGCGCTCACCTTAGTTTTGGTCTCTTTTTCCTGTACGGGTCCTGTAATAGGCGGTGTTTTAGGAAGCGTACTTTCATCTGATGGTGGTGCTACCGCTTTGAGTGTTGGACTGGCTGGTTTCGGTTTTGGATTGGGAATACCATTTGCCTTATTTGCTATTTTCCCTAGCTGGATGAACAATTTACCTAAATCTGGTGGATGGTTAAATACAGTAAAGGTCTTTCTAGGATTCTTGGAATTGGCATTTGCCTTTAAGTTTTTATCTAATGCAGACCTTGTATGGCAAGCCGGTTGGATACAGCGGGAGTTGTTCATTGCAATTTGGATTGCCATTTTTGGTGCCATGACGATCTACTTATTTGGTAAACTGCGACTGCCTCACGATGATAAAGATCAATCGATTTCAGTGGGACGATTGCTGCTCGCTATTTTGACCTTCTGCTTTACCCTTTATTTGATTCCAGGATTGTGGGGCGCACCTTTAAAATTGATTAGCGGTTTCCCACCACCCATGACGTACAGTGAGTCTCCTAATGGATTTGCGGGTACCGCTAGTGCAGACACTATTGATTTACCTGAAGGAGCGCATCTCGCCGTTCATGATATTGTTGCTTTTGATAATTATGAAGCAGGATTAGAATATGCTCAGGAGGTAGGGAAGCCAGCCTTAATCGACTTTACAGGCTGGGCATGTGTCAATTGTCGTAAAATGGAAGAACGCGTTTGGGGAGAGCCAGAAGTTTTGGATCTTTTGAAAAACGAAATAGTGCTCATCTCTTTATATGTTGATGAACGCGAAGATTTACCTACTGGAGAGCAGTATATATCTAATGTGACTGGAAAAAAGATAAGAACTATAGGTAATAAATGGAGCGATCTCCAGATTGAAAAATATCAGGTGAATGCCCAACCTTTTTATGCCTTGGTCGATGCAGATGGGAATGATTTGGTAGCGCCTATAGGTTACACACCCGATGTTTCAGAATATGCCAATTGGCTCAAATCAGCACTTAACAACTAA
- a CDS encoding DUF885 domain-containing protein has protein sequence MMKKTIFISLLMILGSCKEKNDSSAFAKAEKQQIAQQFNDWLEVQFQQDLSRDPEMQTSMGIKTDYGKWTDISSERELEDRKLAESRLAYLKDTIKSAALEGQDLLSYKLYKNLQEQAIEDYEYRLYTYPVNQMHGMHAEVPAFLINMHLIDNEEDAEAYISRLEGIEPLFSDLVEGLQLRESNGILLPRFVYEKVLKDSRNLLMGEPFENSNQKSTLLADFEDKIAKIKLSKSKKAELMKSAKMALVQHVKPAYENLILALEDQQQRATIEDGVWKFPKGKEFYEYALKRTTTTDLSADAIHEFGLSEVARIHEEMKGIMKQVKFEGSLQDFFAFMRDDDQFYYENTEAGKAKYLKEATAHIQTMKAKLPELFNTLPEADIVVKAVEPFREASAGKAFYQQPASDGSRPGTYYANLYDMKAMPTYQMDALAYHEGIPGHHMQIAIAQELDSLPEFRKHLFHTAYVEGWGLYSELIPKEIGFYKDPYSDFGRLAMELWRACRLVVDTGIHSRKWTREEGIKYYTENTPNAESDAVKMVERHIVMPSQATAYKIGMNKILELRNKAKTELGEKFDIRVFHDVVLTNGSLPLSLLEGLVDEYIESKN, from the coding sequence ATGATGAAAAAAACAATATTTATCAGCCTGCTAATGATTCTAGGTTCTTGCAAGGAGAAGAATGATAGTTCCGCTTTCGCGAAAGCGGAAAAACAACAAATAGCCCAACAATTCAATGATTGGTTGGAAGTTCAATTTCAGCAAGATTTATCCCGCGATCCCGAAATGCAAACCAGTATGGGAATCAAAACGGATTATGGAAAATGGACGGATATATCCTCAGAGCGGGAGTTAGAGGATAGAAAACTGGCAGAATCTAGATTGGCGTACCTGAAAGATACGATCAAGTCGGCGGCGTTAGAGGGGCAAGATTTGCTGAGCTATAAACTGTATAAGAATCTGCAGGAGCAGGCTATTGAAGATTATGAGTACCGATTGTATACCTATCCCGTTAACCAAATGCACGGGATGCACGCAGAAGTACCAGCCTTTTTGATCAATATGCATCTTATTGATAACGAAGAAGATGCAGAGGCTTATATCTCTAGATTAGAAGGGATAGAACCTCTTTTTAGCGACCTTGTTGAAGGCTTGCAATTAAGGGAGAGCAATGGTATTTTATTACCAAGATTTGTATACGAAAAGGTATTGAAAGATTCTCGCAATTTACTGATGGGCGAACCCTTTGAAAATTCGAATCAAAAAAGCACACTGCTAGCTGATTTTGAAGACAAAATTGCAAAGATCAAATTGAGTAAAAGTAAAAAAGCTGAATTGATGAAGTCGGCTAAAATGGCTCTTGTGCAGCATGTAAAACCTGCCTACGAGAATTTAATTCTAGCCTTAGAAGATCAGCAACAAAGAGCCACGATAGAAGATGGGGTTTGGAAATTTCCAAAAGGTAAAGAATTCTATGAGTATGCTTTAAAGCGTACAACCACAACAGACCTGAGTGCTGATGCGATTCATGAATTTGGACTTAGCGAAGTGGCGCGTATTCATGAGGAAATGAAGGGAATCATGAAACAAGTGAAATTTGAAGGGTCTCTTCAAGATTTCTTTGCGTTCATGAGAGACGATGATCAGTTTTACTACGAGAATACAGAAGCCGGAAAAGCTAAGTACTTAAAAGAAGCTACAGCGCATATCCAAACAATGAAGGCAAAGCTTCCCGAATTGTTCAACACATTACCAGAAGCCGACATAGTTGTGAAAGCAGTTGAGCCCTTCAGAGAGGCGAGTGCTGGAAAAGCATTTTATCAACAACCTGCAAGTGATGGCAGTAGGCCAGGAACTTATTATGCGAATCTTTATGATATGAAAGCGATGCCTACCTATCAAATGGATGCTCTAGCATATCATGAAGGGATTCCTGGACACCATATGCAAATAGCAATCGCTCAAGAGTTGGACAGTTTGCCAGAATTCCGTAAGCATTTATTTCACACCGCTTACGTCGAGGGGTGGGGTTTGTATTCTGAATTGATTCCTAAGGAAATTGGGTTTTACAAAGATCCTTATAGCGATTTTGGAAGGCTCGCAATGGAATTGTGGCGTGCCTGCCGTCTTGTGGTAGATACAGGAATTCATTCGAGAAAATGGACAAGAGAAGAAGGTATCAAGTATTACACAGAAAACACTCCTAATGCAGAAAGCGACGCGGTTAAAATGGTGGAACGACATATTGTGATGCCTTCACAAGCCACTGCGTATAAAATAGGGATGAATAAAATTCTAGAATTGCGCAACAAAGCAAAAACCGAATTGGGTGAAAAATTTGATATAAGAGTGTTTCATGATGTAGTATTGACCAATGGTTCTTTACCGTTGAGTTTGTTGGAGGGATTGGTCGATGAATATATCGAATCCAAGAATTAG
- a CDS encoding nucleotide sugar dehydrogenase, whose product MKIKIGIIGLGYVGLPLARLFSTKYDVVGYDIDDSRVSALKQGQDATLEVSEEQLGAVLKKETNSGLGLFCTSDENLLADCTTYIITVPTPVDEKNAPDMEALRSASETVARFLTSSNIVVYESTVYPGATQEFCIPILEAISGLECNKDFYVGYSPERINPGDKLHTIDKILKVTSGSTKESAVEIDKLYKRVITAGTYMAPSIKVAEAAKVIENSQRDINIAFVNELAKIFNLLDIDTHEVLKAAGTKWNFLPFTPGLVGGHCIGVDPYYLAQKAQEVGYHPEIILAGRRVNDGMGNYVAGEVVKLMLQKGIEIKYSKALVLGVTFKENCPDVRNSKVLDLIHSLKEYGIKVDVWDPLADKQQVYKTHGISIVNQLPTTLYSSIVLAVGHKQFSNIDFNKLKELKAIVYDIKGFLGDKADKRL is encoded by the coding sequence ATGAAAATTAAGATAGGAATCATAGGCTTAGGATATGTGGGGCTGCCATTAGCACGGTTATTTTCGACCAAATATGATGTAGTAGGCTATGATATTGATGATTCTCGTGTTTCAGCATTGAAACAAGGTCAGGACGCTACCTTAGAAGTATCGGAAGAGCAACTAGGCGCCGTTTTGAAAAAAGAAACCAATTCTGGTTTAGGTCTTTTTTGTACATCAGATGAAAATCTGCTTGCAGATTGTACCACGTATATAATAACGGTCCCTACTCCGGTAGATGAAAAAAATGCACCAGACATGGAGGCTTTACGTTCAGCTAGTGAAACTGTAGCTCGATTTCTCACTTCTTCCAATATAGTGGTATATGAATCTACAGTCTACCCGGGTGCAACTCAAGAGTTTTGCATACCTATCCTAGAAGCCATCAGTGGACTGGAATGCAATAAGGATTTCTACGTAGGTTATTCCCCTGAGCGTATCAATCCTGGAGATAAATTACATACAATAGATAAAATACTTAAAGTAACTTCTGGAAGTACTAAAGAAAGTGCAGTAGAAATAGATAAATTATATAAAAGAGTCATTACTGCCGGAACCTATATGGCGCCTTCTATCAAGGTGGCAGAAGCTGCTAAGGTCATAGAGAATTCTCAAAGAGATATTAATATCGCCTTTGTGAATGAACTTGCTAAAATTTTCAATTTACTGGATATCGATACTCATGAAGTGTTGAAAGCTGCAGGAACAAAATGGAATTTTTTACCATTTACTCCCGGATTAGTAGGTGGACATTGTATAGGTGTTGATCCTTATTACTTAGCTCAAAAAGCTCAGGAGGTAGGTTATCATCCTGAAATTATACTCGCTGGTAGACGTGTAAATGATGGAATGGGGAATTATGTCGCTGGAGAAGTAGTTAAACTCATGCTTCAAAAGGGAATTGAAATAAAATATTCTAAAGCTCTAGTATTAGGGGTAACTTTCAAAGAAAATTGTCCGGACGTTCGAAACTCCAAAGTATTAGACTTGATACATAGCCTTAAGGAATATGGAATCAAGGTAGATGTCTGGGATCCTTTAGCAGATAAACAACAAGTTTACAAAACTCATGGGATATCAATAGTTAATCAATTGCCCACGACTTTATATTCTTCCATTGTGCTAGCTGTTGGACACAAACAATTTTCAAATATAGATTTTAACAAATTAAAAGAATTAAAAGCCATAGTCTACGATATAAAAGGATTTTTAGGAGATAAGGCTGACAAACGACTATAA
- a CDS encoding anthranilate synthase component I family protein translates to MNQQRYTHSFSLLNSNEFKKKLISFYEQETYFVFLDSNDFDQSEYTCLCGVGAIDVLTCVAGNAFHQLERFQYEHQDWMFGYLGYDLKNELEPLSSHNRDILCFPDLQFFVPEIVMEINEKSITIHSYEEERSALKSVLEEINNQMLSKEEEVAKNGHLEAIDSKEAYLEKAQKFLNHIHRGDIYEANLCTEFHALEVELDSVKAFAHLNKSSAPPFAAYARFAECHIISASPERYLKKMGKQLLSQPIKGTAPRAEDSLKDEEAKQELLANQKERSENVMIVDLVRNDLSKVAQKGSVKVSELFGLYTFPQVHHMISSITATLDQKNKGIDAVKATFPMGSMTGAPKISAMKIIEQTESFKRGVYSGAVGYFTPSGDFDFNVVIRTILYNDTRKVVSLSVGSAITAAAIPEAEYQECFVKAAALMKVLELQGIHFS, encoded by the coding sequence GTGAATCAGCAACGCTACACCCACAGTTTTAGCCTCTTGAATTCTAATGAGTTCAAGAAAAAATTAATATCGTTTTACGAGCAGGAAACCTACTTTGTTTTTCTAGATAGTAATGATTTTGATCAGTCTGAATACACCTGCTTGTGTGGGGTAGGAGCGATCGATGTGTTGACATGTGTCGCGGGAAATGCATTTCATCAACTGGAACGATTTCAATACGAGCATCAGGATTGGATGTTTGGTTATTTGGGTTACGATCTAAAAAATGAATTGGAGCCTTTGTCTAGCCACAATAGAGATATACTGTGTTTTCCCGATCTGCAATTTTTTGTTCCAGAAATAGTGATGGAAATAAATGAAAAATCAATCACCATTCATAGTTACGAAGAAGAAAGATCTGCACTAAAATCAGTACTAGAAGAAATAAACAATCAAATGCTATCCAAGGAAGAAGAGGTAGCAAAAAATGGTCATTTAGAAGCCATAGACTCTAAAGAAGCGTATCTAGAAAAAGCACAGAAGTTTTTGAACCACATTCATAGAGGAGATATCTATGAAGCAAATTTGTGCACTGAGTTTCACGCCTTAGAAGTCGAGTTAGACTCTGTTAAAGCGTTTGCACATTTGAACAAAAGCAGCGCACCGCCTTTTGCTGCATATGCCAGATTTGCGGAGTGTCACATCATCAGTGCGAGTCCTGAGCGTTACCTGAAGAAAATGGGTAAACAATTGCTTTCACAACCTATCAAGGGAACAGCACCGCGTGCTGAAGATAGCTTAAAGGATGAAGAGGCTAAACAAGAATTGCTAGCCAACCAAAAAGAGCGATCAGAAAATGTCATGATCGTGGATCTTGTTCGCAATGATTTGTCCAAAGTAGCCCAAAAAGGGAGTGTCAAAGTTTCAGAACTTTTTGGGCTGTACACGTTCCCACAGGTACATCACATGATCAGTAGTATTACGGCAACTTTAGATCAGAAGAATAAAGGCATTGACGCGGTCAAAGCCACCTTTCCTATGGGCAGCATGACAGGCGCACCTAAGATCAGTGCCATGAAAATCATTGAACAAACAGAATCTTTTAAACGTGGTGTCTACAGCGGTGCTGTAGGATATTTCACTCCATCAGGAGATTTTGACTTCAACGTGGTCATTCGCACCATTTTATACAATGACACTAGAAAGGTCGTTTCCTTGAGTGTAGGTAGTGCCATTACAGCAGCTGCTATTCCAGAAGCAGAGTATCAAGAATGTTTCGTCAAAGCGGCTGCATTAATGAAGGTTCTAGAGCTTCAAGGGATTCACTTTTCTTAA